Below is a genomic region from Silurus meridionalis isolate SWU-2019-XX chromosome 1, ASM1480568v1, whole genome shotgun sequence.
gactataagccgctacttttttcccagcGCTTtaaaccccgtggcttaaacagcgaagtggctaatttatggatttttcctggggtgTTCCTGATTGCACaagcttcaagacaaaaaactgaaccccataactttagaccaatgaaattgcagaacgggttcaggtgaaccaatgaaactcttttatattaaatcacgctcccactgaatcggaccgcaccacatcataaatatggctgaggttcctctgacgtttgacctgcatgctgaaaacaaccgggcatgaaaaaacacacttcacctgtgttctgagctgcacggcatcgggagaaaagcttcaccgatggtgatttttaaacgcacgacgatgccaaaagaaaaactttcgagagaaattgttgtgaaaggaaggagaaagacagtgaacagtgactttcttggtaggctacagtttagatacaagccatttaacagacactgtctttcgttaactttttgtttaaagttcattagtttcagtgtagacacctgtggcttatagacaggtgtggcatatttatgttcaaaataaaaatctttgtcaaattcagtgggtgtatCTTATATTtaggtgcgcttaatagtccggaagttacagtatatatgtattagggatgcaccgaatattcggccaccgaaaatcttcggccgaaaaccgaaaatgcacttttgggccattttcggccgaagaTTTTCGGTAAGAAAATGGACCTTGATTACCGAAACAACAAGGCCttaacagtttgttgtgatgacgcaaacagaaaccgctgcctgcacgtgcatgtctaaaacaacatgtctgcggtgtggacgtatttcagtatatctgagaaagacccacggatagcgatttgcaaaacatgtaatgaggaaatttcgtctgcaaagactttctcctcatcgggtttaatttgaaatccaaacatcccgatcgctttgctgaatatcagaggaacgcaaacgcacagaaaagcaaaacccctctgagtatgcgcactccgtctgtgggggacgtttttgaaaaggcaggaagtttcccagtgatagtgttgtattgttgtatctttaagcagttgctcTTGTTCTAAatgaactttgtttttatgaaagaacatatttaattgtacaacctttcagcaggccagagggcctgtacattattatttaatgtacacatgagtgcatttaagttaaacatttaagactaaattttaatttattttatcctgtgcattgttgcaatgtgctataaataaatattttaataatttgtaattgattaattctttgaaactttaatattaatttatgcaattgaaatgccttgattttagtaaggttagtatacagtcatagccataaatgcaatggtaataataattgccataatttctttcggtgtttcggtttttttcggttttcggccttgctttcctccatTTTCGGTTTCGGtcaagaatttttatttcggtgcatccctaatatgtATGCAATCTAAACTCTCCCCCAAACTCACCCAAAGCACTTAATGGTTACTGTAAAACCCAAACACATGGTTATACAAGCCCCTATTTAAGTAATgcaagttaaatattttttgtttttgacatACATTGGAGACATTTGGGTGGATGTAGAGTCATGGCTAGGGGGTCACATGACTGCTTCTCGAACAGACTCACTTTTCTTAATTATGTATCAAATGAAAGTTGCAGAAGCATTTCTACACAAATACTGTCTGCCAATTCTCAGGTAAATGCTTTCAATCCAATTGAGACTTCAGGTGGTACACAATAATAGGACTTCATCAGGGAGGGTGGTAGTCAGGGTCAAGGGTTTAAGACTGAACAAGCAAATCAAGACTTTTTCAAGTCTAAATAATCATTACAAAAGAAGGTGATCGCTGAGTCTCCAAATTAAGTAATGGCAAGCGGGGGACAAATGCAACCAAGTGTGTCATTTGCAATTTACTTTTAAGACGACCTGTTCCTATACTTTTGCTTGCCTAAAAATTCTGTATATAATGTGTCCTGTGTAACTGATCTAGATATAATTATCAGATAGAAAAAGACGAAATTCTGAATGTCTGCTCTTACTTGAACCCAAATGTCTTGAttgtaaaaggcaaaaacaagaaTTAGCTTTTCCATTTCAATACTTTCAAAGGGCATGGTATATGcacactatacaaaaaaaaaacaccaccagcAACATCGCTCAAATTTAACTATTTGATCTGAGATTAAATTAAACTTAGACTCcaacatttttatcttttttccaAGTTTGTAAATGATCAGGGCTGTTTAATTTAATATGGTAACTTTACCATTATCAACAAAGGCTGGTAAAGTCTATAATTtttgtgaattatttaaatgtgacaCTCTTTCTAACAGTATCAACATGGACAAGAGTGACCTAGTGCAGAAGGCTAAGCTGGCCGAACAGGCTGAGCGCTATGATGACATGGCTGCCTCTATGAAGGCAGTCACTGAAGGTGGAGGTGAGCTGTCCAATGAGGAGCGCAATCTGCTGTCAGTGGCCTACAAGAACGTGGTGGGGGCTCGCCGCTCCTCCTGGCGTGTCATCTCCAGCATTGAGCAAAAGACCGAGGGCAACGAAAAGAAGCAGCAGATGGCCCGTGAATATCGTGAGAAAATTGAGTCCGAGCTGAAAGATATCTGCAAGGATGTTCTGGTGAggaatattatattacattcatAGATAAGAAGAgtgtttttagtttagtttttaggCATTTTACAACATTAATCATATCAGACTAATTAACTGATCAGCCATCAGTGTTTACAATTCACCTGCTAACAGGACCATTCATGATGTGTAAAGCTTGTGTTTTTGCTGCTGATCTATTTAGAATCTCTGTACTATTTACAGGGGGTGggcaataaaacaaacacctgGTTTTAGACTACAAAAATGTATCATGGTGCCCTACGAATGACCGATTCAGGTACTACACAGTGGCCAGGTGGAGTTTGCAGAATAGTGGCTGGGACACTACATGATGCTTTTGGAGGACATTTCTTGACTCCATCCTCCAAAACACCCCAAAGCGGTTAAATAATATTCAGATCTTCTGACTGTGCAGGTCATGGGACCTGTTTAACAAAGATTTTATGTTCTTCAAACCATTCTGCTGTTAGTCttgcagtgtgtattaatgcatTATCATCCTCAAATATAGCACCACCTTCATAGTACAGTGTTTGAACCATTGGGTGCACATGGCCTTCCAGAATGGTTTAGTAAACCTTGACAATGACATGCATATCTAGCACCAAGTAGTGGGCCTAGGGGATACTATGATATTGCAGCCCAATCACTGATCCTTTCCAATTCTTCACTCTTGGCATGCAACAGAGATCTAAtctaatgtataatatatacatttatagaaacattttatatttatatacatcagCTGTCCCCTACTGCTTAAATCTTTGTCCATATGGATCAATTGTTGTTCCAATAATGAccatatttgtctgtctgtcaaggATATGTCTCTGATTTCAATGCTGTTCTGACATTCCTTTCCTTTGTTTATGCAGAAACTTCTTGATGATTACCTCATACCCAATGCTAGCCAGCCAGAAAGCAAAGTCTTCTACCTGAAAATGAAGGGAGACTACTACAGATACTTATCTGAAGTGGCATCTAGCAGTGATAAAAGCGGTGAGTTGGTTTCCTATTGTTTTGTAATGGTGGTTCAGTAGAAAGcagaatatctgtgaaatagagacattaaatgtaagaaaaaaagatggcCAAATAACTAAAATGGATACATGCATCTTGGCCTTTAACAGGCCCTAACCACCAGAAATGATtgaaatagaatataattaaGTCATTGTGTCTTCCAACTGAACCCACTGACATGTTTTAAATGCCAGAAATTTGGCCACGGTCAAGAACAAATCTTGGCCATGGCCAAGAACAAGCCCATCTGCCACAACTTTAAAGGTGACCATAAAGCAAACTCCACCACACCTTCTAAATGTAGTAACTGTCTGAGGACTCATGCACAAATACGTTCAAGTGCTCACTGTCCCTAGTCTAAATTCGACCTATAGTCATGTGAAAAAAGGACACACTTATAGAATTATATGGTTTTATGTATCACAACATAAAATTATCTGGTTCTTATCGGGTCTTAAAATGAGTTAAATACAACCTCCAACAAATGGCATTAAGTgtcatttttagaaaaaataaagctgaaacggggaagccatgtgtgaaaaactaagtacacctTTACTGTTTCCCTAGGAATTGAGAGGCTAAGTAGCAGCCATGTGCTGCTAATAAATCCCCTTTATTAATTGATCATCAGCAAGTGTGACCAAGGTTCTTTTTCTAACTAAAACAGCATGGCAGTGTAGCTTAAGTTTGCAGAGTTACATTTggcaaaaaccaaacacagcatatcaGCACAAGCACCTGATATGAACTGTCGAGCACAATGATGGAATGTTGTTGGTTTGGGCTTGTTTTGCAGCCACGGCGCTTGGATTTATTGAGTCGAGCATTAACTCCTCTGTATGCCAAAGTATTCTATAATCAAATGTGTGGCCATTTATCTGACCGCTAAATCTTGGTTGAAATTAggtcatgcaacaggacaattATCCCATCAAATCTACAGTAGTATAGCTGAAAATTCCAAATTCCTCCACAACAATGTAAG
It encodes:
- the ywhaba gene encoding 14-3-3 protein beta/alpha-A; translated protein: MDKSDLVQKAKLAEQAERYDDMAASMKAVTEGGGELSNEERNLLSVAYKNVVGARRSSWRVISSIEQKTEGNEKKQQMAREYREKIESELKDICKDVLKLLDDYLIPNASQPESKVFYLKMKGDYYRYLSEVASSSDKSDTVASSSNAYQVAFDISKTDMQPTHPIRLGLALNFSVFYYEIQNEPQKACGLAKTAFDEAIAELDTLNEDSYKDSTLIMQLLRDNLTLWTSETQGDEADAGEGEN